In a genomic window of Ipomoea triloba cultivar NCNSP0323 chromosome 3, ASM357664v1:
- the LOC116012750 gene encoding uncharacterized protein LOC116012750 — translation MSPVPIEHTFLPTTSSSPSSSSPPSPQRTPCFRDLRGVRWRIDLGILPSSPSASIIDLRRVTADLRRSYATLRRQLLIDPHVPKDGSTSPDLVMDNPLSQNPDSMWGRFFRNAELERMVDQDLSRLYPEHGSYFQTPGCQAMLRRILLLWCLGHPGYGYRQGMHELLAPLLYVLHVDVEHLSEVRNLYEDHFTDNFDGFSFHENDLTYKFDFKKFSESLEEEHGTGKSPVKISSLSELDPKIQSIVLLNDAYGAEGELGVLLSVKFMEHDAYCMFDALMNGAGGAVAMAEFFSPSPYGTSHTGLPPVIEASAALYHLLSLVDSSLHSHLVELGVEPQYFALRWLRVLFGREFALEDLLIIWDEIFACENRKLEKSTENDTDFGCTVLNSSRGAFISAFAVSMILNLRSSLLATENATACLQRLLNFPEDTNLEKLIAKAKSLQSLAVVANNSTPLLSYDGFYKRSKSTAVRSHSNSFDLTLANPLNLLAESYWEEKWRVLQKEEENKKCIEENKVPGHRKSWSEKVKLRLSRTESAPAPSMVNGGRKAPNPAVRRNLLKDLARQLGSDDDTDDLVDDENVGQRDLVDTDGQDGENKNFSCTSEERCFSRKTCSEQNSYSFSDPPSPISGNIHQEIGSDRSSVASNLSVGDNDGDASNAVVSGTNLEGSLPLEGVSVKSEQNDDSGGKSTNSSKERKLLSVKFNWFWKFGRNAGEGASGKDSGPEVTKVPCGGNSQNNHIGSSTVEGFDSSGTSRGENVDQNLLVSLRNLGNSMLENIQVIESVFQQDQSQTVSKSVLVGKGQAMAALKELRKISNLLSEM, via the exons ATGTCGCCGGTTCCGATTGAGCATACATTTCTTCCAACGACGTCGTCTTCgccgtcttcttcttctcctccatCTCCACAGAGGACTCCGTGTTTCCGTGATCTGAGAGGGGTGCGATGGCGCATCGATTTGGGGATTTTGCCGTCTTCCCCATCTGCTTCCATCATCGATCTTCGCCGCGTGACTGCTGACTTACGTAGAAG TTATGCTACTCTGAGGAGACAGCTTCTCATTGATCCACATGTACCAAAGGATGGTAGTACCTCTCCAGATCTTGTTATGGACAACCCACTGTCTCAAAACCCTG ATAGCATGTGGGGTCGCTTCTTCAGGAATGCTGAGTTAGAAAGAATGGTTGATCAGGATTTGTCTCGTTTATATCCTGAGCATGGTAGCTATTTCCAAACCCCTGGGTGCCAGGCCATGTTGCGGCGTATTTTGCTGCTTTGGTGCCTTGGACATCCTGGGTATGGGTACAGACAAG GAATGCATGAACTGTTGGCCCCACTGCTATATGTTCTCCATGTAGATGTCGAACATCTCTCCGAAGTGAGGAATCTTTATGAAGATCATTTCACTGACAATTTTGATGGTTTCTCATTTCATGAAAATGATTTGacatataaatttgattttaaaaagttCTCGGAATCTCTTGAAGAAGAACATGGAACTGGCAAAAGTCCAGTTAAGATTAGTAGTCTCAGTGAACTTGACCCCAAGATACAATCCATTGTTCTACTAAATGATGCATATGGAGCTGAAGGTGAGCTTGGTGTTCTCTTGTCTGTGAAATTCATGGAGCATGATGCTTATTGTATGTTTGATGCCTTAATGAATGGTGCTGGCGGTGCTGTTGCTATGGCTGAATTTTTCTCCCCTTCCCCATATGGCACTTCGCATACTGGTTTGCCGCCTGTCATTGAAGCTTCTGCTGCTTTATATCATTTGCTTTCGCTGGTTGATTCCTCTCTCCATAGCCACCTTGTTGAGCTTGGTGTTGAGCCCCAGTATTTTGCACTTCGTTGGTTGCGTGTCCTCTTTGGACGGGAATTTGCACTTGAAGACCTCTTGATTATCTGGGATGAAATATTTGCATGTGAAAATAGGAAGCTGGAAAAATCCACTGAAAATGATACCGACTTTGGCTGCACTGTTCTCAATTCATCCAGAGGGGCTTTCATCTCTGCTTTTGCAGTTTCCATGATACTAAATTTAAGGTCTTCACTACTTGCCACAGAGAATGCTACTGCATGTCTTCAAAGACTGCTGAATTTTCCAGAGGATACAAATTTGGAGAAATTGATAGCAAAGGCAAAATCTTTACAGAGTTTGGCAGTGGTTGCTAATAACTCGACTCCATTGCTGAGTTATGATGGGTTCTACAAGAGAAGTAAGTCAACAGCTGTGAGAAGCCATAGCAATTCATTTGATTTAACTTTGGCAAATCCATTGAATTTGCTAGCTGAAAGCTACTGGGAAGAGAAGTGGAGAGTTCTgcagaaggaagaagaaaacaagaaatgCATTGAGGAGAACAAAGTTCCAGGACACAGAAAGTCTTGGTCTGAGAAAGTTAAGTTGCGCTTGTCAAGAACTGAGTCTGCGCCAGCTCCATCTATGGTCAATGGTGGAAGAAAAGCACCCAATCCAGCTGTTAGAAGAAATTTGTTGAAAGATCTGGCTCGGCAGCTTGGGTCAGATGACGATACAGATGATTTGGTTGATGATGAAAATGTTGGCCAGAGGGATCTGGTTGATACTGATGGACAAGATggagaaaacaaaaattttagttGCACATCTGAGGAGAGATGTTTCAGCCGAAAGACTTGTAGTGAACAGAATTCTTATAGTTTTTCTGACCCACCTAGCCCTATTAGTGGTAATATCCATCAGGAAATTGGATCTGACAGAAGCAGTGTTGCATCAAATTTGTCTGTTGGTGACAATGATGGTGATGCAAGTAACGCTGTGGTGTCTGGAACTAACCTAGAAGGATCTCTTCCTCTAGAAGGTGTTTCTGTGAAGTCTGAACAAAATGATGATTCTGGAGGGAAATCCACAAATAGCTCAAAGGAGCGGAAGCTTCTGTCTGTCAAATTTAACTGGTTTTGGAAGTTTGGACGGAATGCTGGGGAAGGGGCATCTGGAAAAGATAGTGGCCCTGAGGTCACGAAAGTCCCCTGTGGTGGGAACAGTCAGAACAATCATATTGGATCTTCTACAGTTGAGGGGTTTGATAGTTCTGGCACTAGCAGAGGAGAGAATGTAGACCAGAATTTGTTGGTTTCATTAAGAAATCTTGGGAATTCCATGCTCGAGAATATTCAG GTGATCGAATCTGTTTTCCAGCAAGATCAGTCTCAAACAGTATCCAAGAGTGTTCTTGTGGGTAAAGGACAAGCCATGGCAGCTTTAAAGGAGCTTCGAAAAATCAGCAACCTTTTATCTGAGATGTAA
- the LOC116012180 gene encoding vacuolar protein-sorting-associated protein 37 homolog 1-like encodes MFKFWGSQEQQAQPHPQEIPTESWYPSSVVSSPSSSRPTTPSPSSSGSFSVSRPSDRQNSASHVSPAEAAGIIAVLKDKSVEELRKLYSDKDAYHNFLLSLEAVKTQNNVRDELRNETMQLARENLEKEPRIMELRNQCRIIRTTELAAAQEKLHELERRKGELLKFYSPASLLRRLHEATNKTEEESDTLHRQLLDQEIDLSAFVQKYKKLRQAYHKQALTHLAAKTSITG; translated from the exons atgttcaaattctG GGGTTCTCAAGAGCAACAAGCTCAGCCTCATCCACAGGAAATACCTACAGAGTCATGGTATCCGTCATCTGTGGTCAGCTCTCCTAGTTCTTCCCGCCCCACAACACCTAGTCCGAGCTCCTCTGGAAGCTTCAGTGTATCAAGGCCTTCTGACAGACAGAATTCTGCATCACACGTATCTCCTGCAGAGGCTGCTGGTATTATAGCTGTGTTAAAAGATAAGAG tgTTGAGGAGCTTCGGAAGCTTTACTCTGACAAGGATGCTTATCACAACTTTCTACTTTCACTTGAGGCCgtcaaaactcaaaataat gTAAGGGATGAGCTTCGTAATGAAACTATGCAGCTTGCTA GGGAAAATCTAGAAAAAGAACCAAGGATCATGGAGCTTAGAAATCAA TGCAGAATAATTCGAACAACTGAATTAGCTGCTGCTCAGGAAAAGCTGCATGAACTTGAAAGGAGAAAAGGGGAGCTCCTGAAGTTCTACTCTCCTGCATCCCTTCTTCGTCGACTCCATG AGGCAACTAATAAAACAGAGGAGGAATCTGATACCCTACACAGGCAGCTTCTTGATCAAGAAATTGATCTCTCTGCATTTGTGCAGAAGTACAAGAAATTGCGCCAGGCCTACCACAAACAAGCACTTACTCACCTTGCAGCCAAGACATCCATAACTGGCTAA